A region from the Vicinamibacterales bacterium genome encodes:
- a CDS encoding regulatory protein RecX — protein MPDAYIVALTMLSRRELSEAQVRTRLARKEFEDDAIEAAVERLRQDGTINDRRVALAAARIESTIRHRGRSRVLQKLRTLGIAGEVAESAVNEVFEEVDEGALLDRAFARRLRGQDPKDLDQNARARIVRGLAAQGFPFEAIMRRLRSLQ, from the coding sequence GTGCCAGACGCCTACATCGTCGCGCTGACCATGCTGTCCCGGCGCGAGTTGTCGGAGGCACAGGTCCGCACGCGCCTCGCCCGCAAGGAGTTCGAAGACGACGCCATCGAGGCGGCCGTCGAGCGGCTCCGTCAAGACGGCACCATCAACGACCGGCGCGTGGCCCTGGCCGCCGCACGTATCGAAAGCACCATCCGCCACCGCGGCCGCTCCCGCGTCCTGCAGAAGCTGCGGACGCTCGGCATCGCCGGCGAGGTCGCGGAATCCGCCGTCAACGAAGTCTTCGAGGAGGTGGACGAGGGCGCTCTGCTCGACCGCGCCTTCGCCCGGCGCCTCCGCGGCCAGGACCCGAAAGACCTCGACCAGAACGCCCGCGCCCGCATCGTCCGCGGCCTGGCCGCGCAAGGGTTCCCGTTCGAAGCCATCATGAGGCGCTTGCGGAGCTTACAATAG
- the alaS gene encoding alanine--tRNA ligase: MHPAEIRTSFLKYFERHGHRVVPSSPLLPGDDPTLLFTNAGMNQFKDVFLGREKRDYTRAASSQKCMRVSGKHNDLDNVGPSLRHHTFFEMLGNFSFGDYFKHDAIELAWNLLTKEWQLDPSTLYVTVFKGAPGIPRDEEAYQRWLDFVPADHIGELGMADNFWAMGDTGPCGRCSEIYVDRGAKVPGTGRFVEDVEGGSERFVEIWNNVFMEFERDDQGTLTPLPAPSIDTGMGLERISAVMQGSMSNYDTPLFMPLLTAIGEMSGHRYGQSMSPSDVSMRVVADHARAATFLIADGVVPSNEWRGYVLRKIMRRAMRHGRKLGLHEPFLFSLADVVVREMGDAYPELKAGRDAVVQVIKSEEERFDAVLTGGLPRLEDVLERAAKTTKVVPGDEAFKLYDTFGLPRDFIEDLASNQGLTFDSEGFDAAMEGQRVKARAGSSFESKKGEDFTFMSDEEREELRAVGDTFEGYAETTLKGVPVLALFNDQKKSVEALDSGGSGYIALGRTPFYLEAGGQVSDHGWIAPASGQRSRVTGVSRLGPGLPRVHRVEGIEGRIALRDLVTAHVDVELRDATRRNHTATHLLHAALRRVLGPHVKQAGSLVAPDRLRFDFVHFSAVTPEQLVEVERLVNAAIVKNDPVNTAVRNTQEAIAAGAMALFGEKYGDKVRVVAVGDGAFSTELCGGTHVRATGDIGSLLVTDESGVAAGVRRVEAVTGLGALDLARSALAETRAIAAESGARRGGLVDWVRHQQALAGKAQKEIQQLKTKLALGGSGGSGAADEDKVEIAGATFIAREVKDVDKESLRALADTLKSRLKSGVIVLAAAMPDGKVSLIASVTPDLAKKAPAGQLLKQLAPIVGGGGGGRPDFAEAGGKEPAKITDLLKEARLLVEKLLA, translated from the coding sequence ATGCATCCGGCGGAGATACGCACTTCCTTCCTGAAATACTTTGAAAGACACGGGCACCGCGTGGTCCCCAGCAGCCCCCTGCTCCCGGGCGACGACCCCACGCTGCTGTTCACCAACGCCGGCATGAACCAGTTCAAGGACGTGTTTCTCGGCCGCGAGAAGCGTGACTACACGCGCGCCGCCTCGTCGCAGAAGTGCATGCGCGTCAGCGGCAAGCACAACGACCTCGACAACGTCGGCCCCTCGCTCCGGCACCACACCTTCTTCGAGATGCTCGGCAACTTCTCGTTCGGCGACTACTTCAAGCACGACGCCATCGAGCTGGCCTGGAACCTGCTGACCAAGGAATGGCAGCTCGACCCGTCCACGCTGTATGTGACGGTGTTCAAGGGCGCGCCCGGCATTCCGCGTGACGAGGAGGCCTACCAGCGCTGGCTCGACTTCGTGCCGGCCGACCACATCGGCGAGCTCGGCATGGCCGACAACTTCTGGGCCATGGGCGACACCGGCCCCTGCGGACGCTGCTCCGAGATCTACGTGGACCGCGGCGCCAAGGTCCCCGGCACCGGCCGCTTCGTCGAAGACGTCGAGGGCGGGAGCGAGCGCTTCGTCGAGATCTGGAACAACGTGTTCATGGAGTTCGAACGCGACGACCAGGGCACGCTGACGCCCCTGCCGGCGCCGTCGATCGACACCGGCATGGGCCTCGAGCGCATCTCGGCCGTCATGCAGGGCAGCATGTCGAACTACGACACGCCGCTGTTCATGCCGCTGCTCACCGCCATCGGCGAGATGTCCGGGCACCGCTACGGCCAGTCGATGTCGCCCAGCGACGTTTCGATGCGCGTGGTCGCCGACCACGCCCGCGCCGCCACGTTCCTGATTGCCGACGGCGTGGTGCCGTCGAACGAATGGCGCGGCTACGTGCTGCGCAAGATCATGCGCCGCGCCATGCGGCACGGGCGCAAGCTCGGCCTGCACGAGCCGTTTCTGTTCTCCCTCGCCGACGTCGTCGTGCGCGAGATGGGCGACGCCTATCCCGAGTTGAAGGCCGGGCGCGACGCCGTGGTGCAGGTGATCAAGAGCGAAGAGGAACGGTTCGACGCCGTGCTCACGGGCGGACTCCCCCGCCTCGAGGACGTTCTCGAGCGCGCGGCCAAGACCACCAAGGTGGTCCCGGGCGACGAGGCCTTCAAGCTTTACGACACCTTCGGCCTGCCGCGAGACTTCATCGAAGACCTGGCCAGCAACCAGGGCCTGACGTTCGACAGCGAAGGGTTCGACGCCGCCATGGAAGGCCAGCGTGTGAAAGCACGGGCCGGCAGTTCGTTCGAAAGCAAGAAGGGCGAAGACTTCACGTTCATGTCGGACGAGGAGCGCGAAGAACTGCGCGCCGTCGGCGACACGTTCGAGGGCTACGCCGAGACCACGCTGAAGGGTGTGCCGGTGCTGGCCCTCTTCAACGACCAGAAGAAATCAGTGGAGGCCCTCGACAGCGGCGGCAGCGGATACATCGCGCTCGGCCGGACGCCCTTCTATCTCGAGGCCGGCGGACAGGTCTCGGACCACGGCTGGATCGCGCCGGCCTCGGGCCAGCGCTCCCGCGTCACCGGCGTGTCGCGGCTCGGCCCCGGCCTCCCGCGCGTCCATCGCGTCGAGGGCATCGAAGGCCGCATTGCCCTGCGCGACCTGGTGACGGCGCACGTGGACGTCGAGCTGCGCGACGCCACGCGCCGCAACCACACCGCCACGCACCTGCTGCACGCGGCGCTCCGCAGGGTGCTCGGCCCGCACGTGAAGCAGGCCGGTTCACTCGTGGCCCCCGATCGCCTGCGGTTCGACTTCGTCCACTTCTCCGCCGTGACCCCGGAGCAGCTGGTGGAGGTCGAGCGGCTGGTGAACGCGGCCATCGTGAAGAACGACCCGGTGAACACCGCCGTCAGGAACACGCAGGAGGCCATTGCGGCGGGAGCCATGGCGCTGTTCGGCGAGAAATACGGCGACAAGGTCCGGGTGGTGGCGGTCGGCGACGGCGCCTTCAGCACGGAACTCTGCGGCGGCACTCACGTGCGCGCGACCGGAGACATCGGGTCGCTGCTGGTCACCGACGAGTCGGGCGTGGCAGCGGGCGTGCGCCGCGTCGAGGCGGTGACGGGCCTCGGCGCCCTCGACCTCGCGCGCAGCGCGCTCGCCGAGACCAGGGCCATTGCCGCCGAGTCCGGCGCCAGGCGCGGAGGCCTGGTTGACTGGGTCCGGCACCAGCAGGCCCTGGCCGGTAAGGCGCAGAAGGAAATACAGCAGCTCAAGACCAAGCTGGCCCTTGGCGGATCCGGCGGCAGCGGCGCCGCGGATGAGGACAAGGTCGAGATCGCGGGCGCCACGTTCATCGCGCGCGAGGTGAAGGACGTGGACAAGGAGTCGCTCCGCGCCCTCGCCGACACCCTGAAATCCCGGCTCAAGAGCGGCGTGATCGTGCTGGCCGCGGCCATGCCCGACGGCAAGGTTTCGCTGATCGCTTCGGTCACGCCTGACCTGGCCAAGAAGGCGCCGGCCGGCCAGCTCCTCAAGCAGCTCGCCCCCATCGTCGGGGGCGGCGGCGGTGGCCGCCCGGACTTCGCGGAGGCCGGGGGCAAAGAACCGGCGAAGATCACGGATTTGCTCAAGGAAGCCAGGCTACTGGTTGAGAAACTCCTCGCCTGA
- a CDS encoding lytic transglycosylase domain-containing protein produces MIRSLVLLALTIGLASPAAAQIYTWRDTDGKLVLSDQPRVDKGEMNTYAVSGATTVRATKPLVPSVKSARFDDSINEHSRRIGVSADLVRAVIQVESAFNPTAVSTKGAMGLMQLMPATALELGVSNPFEPDQNIRGGVTYLKRLLVRYDHKVELALAAYNAGMGNVEKYGAVPPFEETRNYVKKITGAAPAAPPNTIYKWMEVVSGKPVTRYSNKRPESGAYEVVNSRLRP; encoded by the coding sequence TTGATACGCAGCCTGGTTCTACTCGCCCTGACCATCGGCTTGGCTTCGCCCGCCGCCGCCCAGATCTACACCTGGCGCGACACCGACGGAAAGCTCGTGCTGTCGGATCAGCCGCGCGTGGACAAAGGCGAGATGAACACCTACGCGGTATCCGGAGCCACCACCGTGCGCGCCACCAAGCCGCTGGTGCCCAGCGTGAAGAGCGCGCGCTTCGACGACTCCATCAACGAACATTCCCGCCGCATCGGCGTGTCGGCGGACCTGGTGCGGGCCGTCATTCAGGTGGAATCGGCCTTCAACCCCACGGCCGTCTCGACCAAGGGTGCGATGGGCCTGATGCAGTTGATGCCCGCCACCGCCCTGGAACTGGGCGTGAGCAATCCATTCGAGCCCGACCAGAACATCCGCGGCGGCGTGACCTACCTGAAGCGCCTGCTCGTTCGCTACGACCACAAGGTGGAACTGGCGCTGGCGGCCTACAACGCCGGCATGGGCAACGTGGAGAAGTACGGCGCCGTGCCGCCCTTCGAGGAAACCCGCAACTACGTCAAGAAGATCACCGGCGCGGCCCCGGCGGCGCCGCCCAACACCATCTACAAGTGGATGGAGGTGGTGAGCGGCAAGCCCGTGACCCGCTACTCAAACAAGCGCCCGGAGTCGGGCGCCTACGAAGTCGTCAATTCCCGCCTTCGCCCCTGA
- the rpsT gene encoding 30S ribosomal protein S20, translating to MAKRNKSALKANRQNIKRREHNRELRSKLRTGLKAVRKSLDDKNMDAAKAALKGLQSLVDKMATKGIIHRNTASRLKSRVSARIPK from the coding sequence GTGGCGAAGAGAAACAAGTCGGCCCTGAAGGCCAATCGGCAGAACATCAAGCGTCGCGAGCACAACCGGGAGTTGCGCTCGAAGCTGCGCACGGGCCTCAAGGCCGTCCGCAAGTCGCTCGACGACAAGAACATGGACGCGGCGAAGGCCGCCCTCAAGGGGTTGCAGTCGCTCGTGGACAAGATGGCCACCAAGGGCATCATCCACCGCAACACCGCCTCCAGGCTGAAGTCGCGGGTCTCCGCGCGCATCCCGAAGTAG
- the holA gene encoding DNA polymerase III subunit delta: MSTVADVRKQIKSGKTAPLYLLEGDDLQSRHDLALEFAGVVDEGLHAFNVESLYANEAGNASGRDALIGAILSTARTLPMMSPRRVIIIHEAERLLAPKRGKDEDESQGDLDLVKKGKRGSTPVEELEAYFEKPEPMTTLVFVAGGLDANRRLVKILRKRADCVDCGSLETARDAEQWIQKRLDKDELTIEPKALQLLLATTGLSLGRIRAEVEKLVLYAAGESAITANHVRDLVMPQNEPGEDFALGKAIWNADAAGALREIAAQIDAGAQPPMLLGQIRAAAIRLRPDTRVKHSLDAVFRTDLAIKSSSGAPRFLLERLVVEICGR, translated from the coding sequence ATGTCAACAGTTGCTGACGTCCGCAAGCAGATCAAGTCCGGCAAGACGGCTCCGCTCTATCTGCTCGAAGGCGACGACCTGCAGTCGCGCCACGACCTCGCGCTCGAGTTCGCCGGCGTCGTCGACGAGGGCCTGCACGCCTTCAACGTCGAGAGCCTGTACGCCAACGAAGCCGGCAACGCCTCGGGCCGCGACGCCCTGATCGGCGCCATCCTCTCCACCGCGCGGACGCTGCCGATGATGTCGCCGCGGCGGGTCATCATCATCCACGAGGCCGAACGCCTGCTGGCGCCCAAGCGCGGCAAGGACGAAGACGAGTCGCAGGGCGACCTGGACCTGGTCAAGAAGGGCAAGCGCGGCTCGACGCCGGTGGAGGAGCTCGAGGCGTACTTCGAGAAGCCCGAGCCGATGACCACCCTGGTGTTCGTGGCCGGCGGGCTGGACGCCAATCGCCGCCTGGTCAAGATCCTGCGGAAGCGCGCCGATTGCGTGGATTGCGGATCGCTCGAGACCGCGCGCGACGCGGAGCAGTGGATTCAGAAGCGCCTGGACAAGGACGAACTGACCATCGAGCCCAAGGCGCTCCAACTCCTGCTGGCGACGACCGGACTCAGCCTCGGCCGCATTCGCGCGGAAGTGGAGAAGCTGGTGCTCTACGCGGCAGGGGAGTCGGCCATCACCGCCAACCACGTGCGCGACCTGGTGATGCCGCAGAACGAGCCGGGTGAGGATTTCGCGCTCGGCAAGGCCATCTGGAACGCGGATGCGGCCGGCGCGTTGCGGGAGATCGCCGCGCAGATCGACGCCGGCGCCCAGCCGCCGATGCTCCTCGGGCAGATCCGCGCCGCGGCCATCCGCCTGCGGCCCGACACGCGCGTGAAGCACAGCCTCGACGCCGTGTTCCGCACCGACCTGGCCATCAAGTCGTCGTCGGGCGCGCCAAGATTTCTCCTGGAGCGTCTGGTCGTGGAGATTTGCGGCAGGTGA
- a CDS encoding LptE family protein translates to MNTTRRQVLRALPVLAAGVGAASCGYALAGRGSFLPAYIRTLGIPMFGNTTPYPTIEQTFTQKVREEFQASGRYTVTPTDAGTDGIVRGEIQSVSSQPVGLNDAQLASRYRFTVIVKVAFEDVKQQKTLWENPALAFSDEYDLANPAAGGVDVAAFAGNDRAAFERMATDFAKSVVSAILEAF, encoded by the coding sequence ATGAATACCACCAGGCGACAGGTGCTTCGCGCGCTGCCGGTGCTGGCCGCCGGGGTCGGCGCCGCGTCCTGCGGCTACGCGCTGGCCGGGCGCGGCTCGTTCCTGCCGGCGTACATCCGCACGCTCGGCATCCCGATGTTCGGCAACACCACGCCCTATCCGACCATCGAGCAGACCTTCACGCAGAAGGTCCGTGAGGAGTTCCAGGCCAGCGGCCGTTACACCGTGACGCCCACCGACGCCGGCACCGACGGCATCGTGCGAGGCGAGATCCAGTCGGTGTCGAGCCAGCCGGTGGGCCTGAACGACGCCCAGTTGGCTTCGCGCTACCGCTTTACGGTGATCGTGAAGGTCGCCTTCGAAGACGTGAAGCAGCAGAAGACGCTGTGGGAAAACCCGGCGCTGGCGTTTTCGGATGAGTATGACCTGGCCAACCCCGCCGCCGGCGGCGTGGACGTGGCGGCCTTCGCGGGCAACGACCGGGCGGCATTCGAGCGCATGGCGACGGACTTTGCCAAGTCGGTCGTCAGCGCGATCCTGGAAGCGTTTTGA
- the leuS gene encoding leucine--tRNA ligase codes for MAEYHPQDLDKKWQKHWADTQAFEVTEDPSKPKFYCLEMFAYPSGHAHVGHVRNYIIGDVVSRLKRLQGFNVLHPFGWDAFGLPAENAAIKNGIHPETSTLGNIAHMKGQLQRLGISYAWGRELATCQPEYYRWNQWLFTRMFEKGLAYRRRSTVNWCPVDNTVLANEQVVDGACWRCGTAVTQKDLEQWFFRITAYADDLLHAAEGLSKWPEKVLTMQRNWIGRSEGARVRFPIQGEDAFIEVFTTRIDTIYGATFVMLAPEHALVTSFAKESADEKAFTAKAQRFRGQDRAGRMTGEVAKEGFFTGRFAINPFTRKPVPIWVANYVLGEYGTGAVMAVPAHDERDLDFATKYELPIVRVVNDDEVLVDSGPYDGMPADEARRQITAEAEERGIGQGTVQFRLKDWGISRQRYWGTPIPMIHCSVDGVVPVPDDQLPVTLPKITEFTGRGDSPLASVPEFVNVKCPKCGGPARRETDTMDTFVDSSWYFYRFADAHNDQMPFDPKKVAYWCPVDFYSGGVEHAILHLIYSRFFARVFHDLGMVEHTEPFTHLLTQGMVLKDGAVMSKSKGNVVDPDSMIEKYGSDALRLYVMFVAPPEKEVEWSDSGLEGSFRFLARVWRAADQWRDEAVAAGGGFEHARLTAAERGLRRKTHDTIRRVTQDIDVRQQMNTAVSAMMELVNELYLFTDKGERSAQAPKVAREAVEALMVMLSPFAPHTMEELWQMYGHADGLAGARWPSFDADVARAEELEIPVQVNGKLRGRVTAAPDIADQDLEALALADPHVQAHIAGKTIKKVVIAKGRLVSIVVA; via the coding sequence GTGGCCGAATATCATCCGCAAGACCTCGACAAGAAATGGCAGAAGCACTGGGCCGACACCCAGGCGTTTGAAGTCACCGAAGACCCCTCGAAGCCGAAGTTCTACTGCCTCGAGATGTTCGCCTACCCCTCGGGGCACGCGCACGTCGGGCACGTCCGCAACTACATCATCGGCGACGTCGTTTCGCGGCTGAAGCGGCTGCAGGGCTTCAACGTGCTGCACCCGTTCGGGTGGGACGCGTTCGGCCTGCCCGCGGAAAACGCCGCGATCAAGAACGGCATCCATCCCGAGACCTCCACGCTCGGCAACATCGCCCACATGAAGGGGCAGTTGCAGCGCCTGGGCATCAGCTACGCGTGGGGACGCGAGCTGGCGACCTGCCAGCCCGAGTACTACCGCTGGAACCAGTGGCTGTTCACGCGGATGTTCGAGAAGGGCCTGGCCTATCGCCGCCGCTCGACCGTGAACTGGTGCCCGGTCGACAACACCGTGCTGGCCAACGAGCAGGTGGTGGACGGCGCGTGCTGGCGCTGCGGCACTGCCGTGACGCAGAAGGATCTCGAGCAGTGGTTCTTCCGCATCACCGCCTACGCCGACGACCTGTTGCACGCCGCCGAGGGGCTGTCGAAGTGGCCTGAAAAGGTCCTGACCATGCAGCGGAACTGGATCGGGCGGTCGGAAGGCGCCAGGGTCAGGTTCCCGATCCAGGGTGAGGACGCGTTCATCGAGGTGTTCACGACGCGCATCGACACCATCTACGGCGCCACCTTCGTGATGCTGGCGCCCGAGCACGCGCTGGTCACGTCGTTCGCCAAGGAATCGGCCGACGAAAAGGCATTCACGGCGAAGGCGCAGCGCTTTCGGGGGCAGGACCGCGCCGGCCGAATGACCGGCGAGGTCGCGAAAGAGGGGTTCTTCACCGGCCGCTTTGCCATCAATCCGTTCACCCGCAAGCCGGTGCCGATTTGGGTCGCCAACTACGTTCTGGGCGAATACGGTACTGGCGCCGTGATGGCGGTGCCCGCCCACGACGAACGCGACCTGGACTTCGCCACCAAGTACGAGCTGCCGATTGTCCGGGTGGTGAACGACGATGAGGTCCTGGTTGACTCAGGCCCGTACGACGGGATGCCCGCGGACGAGGCTCGCCGTCAGATCACCGCCGAAGCGGAAGAGCGCGGCATCGGCCAGGGCACGGTGCAGTTCCGGCTGAAGGACTGGGGAATCTCGCGCCAGCGCTACTGGGGCACGCCCATTCCGATGATCCATTGTTCGGTGGACGGCGTGGTGCCGGTGCCGGACGATCAGCTCCCGGTGACGTTGCCGAAGATCACCGAGTTCACCGGCCGCGGCGACTCGCCGCTGGCCAGCGTGCCGGAATTCGTCAATGTGAAGTGCCCGAAGTGCGGCGGTCCGGCCCGGCGCGAAACCGACACCATGGACACCTTCGTCGATTCGTCCTGGTACTTCTACCGGTTCGCCGACGCGCACAACGACCAGATGCCCTTCGACCCCAAGAAGGTGGCCTACTGGTGCCCGGTGGACTTCTACAGCGGCGGCGTCGAGCACGCCATCCTGCACCTGATCTACTCGCGGTTCTTCGCGCGCGTGTTCCACGACCTCGGCATGGTCGAACACACCGAGCCGTTCACGCACCTGCTGACGCAGGGCATGGTGCTGAAAGACGGCGCCGTGATGTCGAAGTCCAAGGGGAACGTCGTCGATCCGGACTCGATGATCGAGAAGTACGGCTCCGACGCGCTGCGTCTCTACGTGATGTTCGTGGCGCCGCCGGAGAAAGAAGTCGAGTGGAGCGACTCGGGCCTGGAAGGCAGCTTCCGCTTCCTGGCGCGCGTGTGGCGCGCTGCTGATCAGTGGCGCGACGAGGCGGTCGCCGCCGGCGGCGGCTTCGAACACGCGCGTCTCACCGCCGCCGAGCGTGGCTTGCGCCGGAAGACCCACGACACGATTCGCCGCGTCACCCAGGACATCGACGTCCGCCAGCAGATGAACACCGCGGTGTCGGCGATGATGGAACTGGTCAACGAGCTCTACCTGTTCACCGACAAGGGCGAGCGCTCGGCGCAGGCGCCGAAGGTGGCGCGCGAAGCCGTCGAAGCGCTGATGGTGATGCTGTCGCCGTTTGCGCCGCACACGATGGAAGAGCTCTGGCAGATGTACGGCCATGCCGACGGATTGGCGGGCGCCCGCTGGCCGTCGTTCGACGCCGACGTGGCGAGGGCTGAAGAGCTGGAGATCCCGGTGCAGGTCAACGGCAAGCTGCGCGGGCGCGTGACCGCGGCGCCCGACATCGCCGACCAGGACCTCGAGGCGCTGGCGCTGGCCGATCCACACGTGCAGGCGCACATTGCCGGCAAGACGATCAAGAAAGTCGTGATTGCCAAAGGTCGCCTGGTCTCGATTGTTGTGGCCTAA